The following are encoded together in the Verrucomicrobiota bacterium genome:
- the rplD gene encoding 50S ribosomal protein L4, with amino-acid sequence MDLKYYSADGSGGEERAFDSFPTFEDAKGRMALRQVIIATQANLRQGNASTKTRGEVAGSGKKMFRQKGTGMARRGPKRTPLLRGGGVAFGPKPRDYSQKVNRKVRKLALARALFEQGKSGSVAVIEKWEAAEPKTKAFNELVSKIQPSRRILIVDDEISDNVALSGRNIARVHFVESATLSAFDVVRFDMVVFSEKALQTVLARVNGGES; translated from the coding sequence ATGGATTTGAAGTATTATTCTGCAGACGGATCCGGAGGCGAGGAACGTGCCTTCGATTCCTTTCCCACCTTTGAGGATGCGAAGGGGAGAATGGCTCTCCGTCAGGTAATTATCGCGACCCAAGCCAATCTTCGTCAGGGCAATGCGTCCACGAAGACACGGGGTGAGGTTGCCGGTTCCGGAAAGAAGATGTTCCGCCAGAAGGGCACAGGCATGGCTCGTCGGGGTCCCAAGCGCACACCACTCCTTCGTGGAGGAGGCGTAGCATTCGGCCCGAAGCCACGGGACTACTCGCAAAAAGTGAACCGGAAGGTGCGCAAGCTCGCTCTGGCACGTGCACTGTTTGAACAGGGTAAATCCGGTTCGGTTGCGGTTATCGAGAAATGGGAAGCTGCCGAGCCAAAGACCAAGGCGTTCAACGAGCTCGTCAGCAAGATCCAGCCGTCTCGCCGGATTCTTATTGTTGATGACGAAATCTCGGACAATGTCGCCCTTTCCGGTCGCAACATCGCCCGCGTTCATTTCGTCGAGTCCGCGACTCTGAGCGCTTTCGACGTTGTTCGTTTCGATATGGTGGTATTCAGCGAGAAGGCACTTCAGACCGTCCTCGCACGCGTGAACGGAGGTGAATCATGA